One Rattus norvegicus strain BN/NHsdMcwi chromosome 18, GRCr8, whole genome shotgun sequence DNA segment encodes these proteins:
- the Polr2d gene encoding DNA-directed RNA polymerase II subunit RPB4, protein MAAGGSDPRAGDVEEDASQLIFPKEFETAETLLNSEVHMLLEHRKQQNESAEDEQELSEVFMKTLNYTARFSRFKNRETIASVRSLLLQKKLHKFELACLANLCPETAEESKALIPSLEGRFEDEELQQILDDIQTKRSFQY, encoded by the exons ATGGCGGCAGGTGGAAGCGATCCTCGAGCTGGCGACGTAGAAGAAGATGCTTCCCAGCTCATCTTTCCCAAAG AGTTCGAAACAGCTGAGACGCTCCTGAACTCTGAAGTTCACATGCTTCTGGAGCACCGAAAGCAGCAGAATGAGAGTGCGGAGGACGAACAGGAGCTTTCAGAGGTTTTCATGAAAACCCTGAACTATACAGCCCGTTTCAGCCGGTTCAAAAACAGAGAGACCATTGCCAGTGTTCGTAG CCTGCTTCTCCAGAAGAAGTTACATAAGTTTGAATTGGCTTGTTTAGCCAATCTGTGCCCGGAGACTGCTGAGGAGTCCAAAGCGCTGATTCCAAG CCTGGAAGGGCGTTTTGAAGATGAGGAACTGCAGCAGATTCTTGATGATATCCAGACGAAGCGCAGCTTCCAGTACTGA